The Bombus pascuorum unplaced genomic scaffold, iyBomPasc1.1, whole genome shotgun sequence genome contains a region encoding:
- the LOC132915944 gene encoding cytosolic endo-beta-N-acetylglucosaminidase-like — protein sequence MRTEVTESQPFKNLKELFDNVGNLKPWPEIGELRDSTDYVYSGLEKSAGRTRLEKLDREVHPKTLLCHDMKGGYLEDRFIYGSESYDSYLFYHWSVIDTFVYFSHHFITVPPFGWINAAHNHGVKVLGTVITEREGIWDVILESHEEVRRFADALILVAKFYKFDGWLLNIENTIKSEQVNNLIYFVKYLTENIHEAIRNSEIIWYDSVTNEGKLNWQNELNSKNIDFFLNCDAIYLNYNWMKSKLKNSLALAKNHSRDIYDIYVGLDIWGRGCPGGGGFNSSYALQKIRHEGLSVALFGPGWTHEFFGSKTFQEVEDLFWAQLFPYLYVHVSIYEEEVFKTSFCRGSGSMYYRCGQALYERDGKRFKHKPFYNLSLQNPQISVPIPYMKFTSSPQLPEPKSENDRSECSKEPIQYVYETRKNVIRVLKNVVNIENKMPMHRTVRI from the exons ATGAGGACGGAAGTTACAGAGTCACAACCTTtcaaaaacttaaaagaattattcgataacgtgggtaaCTTGAAACCATGGCCAGAAATTGGAGAActacgagattcaactgattatgtgtacagtggtttagaaaaAAGCGCAGGAAGAACgcggttagaaaaattggatagagaagtacatccGAAAACGTTGCTCTgtcatgatatgaaaggtggctacctagaagacag atttatatatggatcagaatcttatgattcttacctattttatcactggagtgttattgacacttttgtgtattttagtcatcatttcataactgtgcccccttttggatggattaatgcagcacataatcatggtgtaaaagttcttggtactgtaattacggaaagagaaggtatctgggatgttatacttgaatctcatgaagaagtaagaagatttgcagatgcactaatacttgttgcaaaattttataagtttgatggctggttattaaatattgaaaataccattaaaagtgagcaagttaataatttaatttattttgtaaaatatctaacagaaaatattcatgaagcaattagaaattctgaaattatatggtacgatagcgtaaccaatgaaggaaaattaaattggcaaaatgagcttaaCAGTAAAAACAT agatttctttttaaactgcgatgccatttacttgaattataactggatgaaatcaaaattgaaaaacagtttggcacttgcaaaaaatcacagcagagatatttatgatatttatgtaggacTTGATATTTGGGGAAGAGGTTGTCCTGGcggtggtggatttaattcatcatat gctttacaaaaaatacgacacgaaggactttctgttgcactttttggtccaggttggactcacgaatttttcggatctaagacattccaagaagtagaagatctattttgggcacagttgtttccttatttatacgTTCATGTATCtatctacgaagaagaagtattCAAAACATCATTTTGCCGTGGCAGTGGTAGCATGTATTATCGCTGTGGTCAG GCACTATATGAAAGggatggaaaaagatttaaacacaaaccattttacaatttatccctgCAAAATCCACAAATTTCAGTACCTATACCgtacatgaaatttacatcatcgcctcaacttccagaaccgaaaagtgaaaacgatcgaagtGAGTGTTCAAAAGAACCGATacaatatgtttatgaaacgaggaagaatgttattcgagtattaaaaaatgttgtaaatattgaaaataaaatgccaatGCATCGAACTGTCagaatttga